A single region of the Halococcus salifodinae DSM 8989 genome encodes:
- the gdhB gene encoding glutamate dehydrogenase GdhB has translation MASGSPRHEPPAEDATDLTEFESALETARRQLARAASHLDIESNTVERLNHPAKVHEVSVPLERDDGSLEMFTGYRAQHDSVRGPYKGGLRFHPGVTHDECVGLAMWMTWKCAVLDLPFGGAKGGVVVNPKQLSSDEEERLTRRFTQEIRDSIGPNRDIPAPDMGTNEQTMAWIMDAYSMQQGETTPGVVTGKPPVVGGSYGRSEAPGRSVAIITREVCEYYDRSLEGTTVAVQGFGSVGASAARLLDSWGATIVAVSDVNGVVYDPEGLDVQSIPSHDEEPEAVTKHVDDALTNEELFELDVDVLIPAAIGNVITEANADVIQANIIVEGANGPTTSAADTILNNREIPVVPDILANAGGVTVSYFEWLQDINRRSWSLERVNNELEKEMLAAWDDVRLEVDDRDVSWRDGAYIVALSRLAEAQEARGLWP, from the coding sequence ATGGCTTCCGGATCACCCCGTCACGAACCCCCCGCCGAGGACGCCACCGATTTGACCGAGTTCGAATCGGCACTCGAGACGGCTCGTCGCCAACTCGCTCGTGCAGCCAGTCACCTCGATATCGAGTCCAACACGGTCGAACGACTCAACCACCCGGCCAAAGTTCACGAGGTGTCTGTCCCGCTCGAACGGGACGATGGCTCCCTCGAGATGTTTACTGGCTACCGGGCACAACACGACAGCGTGCGTGGGCCGTACAAGGGCGGCCTTCGATTCCATCCTGGTGTAACCCACGACGAGTGTGTCGGCCTCGCGATGTGGATGACGTGGAAATGTGCCGTTTTGGATCTCCCGTTCGGTGGTGCGAAAGGTGGTGTCGTCGTCAACCCAAAGCAATTGAGTTCTGATGAGGAGGAGCGGCTTACCCGCCGATTCACTCAGGAGATTCGTGATTCCATCGGCCCGAATCGGGATATCCCAGCTCCTGACATGGGCACCAATGAACAGACGATGGCGTGGATTATGGACGCCTACAGTATGCAGCAAGGTGAAACCACACCGGGTGTTGTCACCGGGAAACCGCCTGTCGTCGGTGGGAGCTACGGCCGGAGTGAAGCGCCTGGGCGGAGTGTGGCGATCATCACTCGCGAAGTGTGTGAGTACTACGATCGTTCATTAGAGGGAACGACAGTTGCGGTACAGGGTTTCGGGAGCGTTGGTGCAAGCGCGGCTCGCTTACTCGATAGCTGGGGAGCGACTATTGTGGCTGTGAGTGACGTGAACGGCGTCGTGTACGATCCCGAAGGTCTGGATGTACAGTCGATCCCCTCGCATGACGAAGAGCCGGAGGCAGTGACGAAACATGTCGATGACGCCCTGACAAACGAGGAACTCTTCGAGCTCGATGTAGACGTTCTGATTCCGGCAGCGATCGGCAATGTCATCACCGAAGCGAATGCCGACGTGATCCAGGCAAATATCATCGTCGAGGGTGCGAACGGCCCGACGACATCTGCAGCTGATACGATTCTCAACAACCGCGAAATTCCCGTCGTGCCGGATATCCTCGCGAACGCTGGTGGCGTAACCGTCAGTTATTTCGAATGGTTGCAGGATATCAACCGTCGGTCGTGGTCGCTTGAGCGAGTCAACAACGAACTCGAAAAGGAGATGTTAGCGGCGTGGGACGACGTCCGGTTGGAAGTCGACGATCGGGATGTCTCGTGGCGGGACGGGGCGTACATTGTTGCGCTCTCCCGGCTTGCAGAAGCCCAAGAGGCGCGCGGGCTCTGGCCATAG
- a CDS encoding rubrerythrin-like domain-containing protein has translation MTLRDVDRETDAETPYECFECGTIVVTTESPGVCPDCGGELRNRLIPLE, from the coding sequence ATGACACTTCGAGATGTCGATCGCGAGACTGACGCTGAAACGCCGTATGAGTGCTTCGAGTGTGGAACGATCGTCGTGACAACGGAAAGTCCCGGTGTGTGTCCGGACTGCGGCGGTGAACTGCGCAACCGTTTGATTCCCCTCGAGTGA
- a CDS encoding MFS transporter codes for MLRSITSRLFSVSNPREVWLITVAHAVNEFYSVALPPILPLLVNDFAITYGEAGALLTIFFATYSIFQLPAGVLADRIGQRWLLAGGMIVLSAGILIAASAQGYWTLVIAEVIAGIGGSTYHPSGMSIISDLESGATEGKAMGIHGLGGVVGTALAPALVGGLAALFDWRLALTVSAGVGVVYAVVFLAAFHPKSRSDGNAPIEPDGGTDERAAPRSPEESDGWVADLTSLISVPLEPWVAVLFLANLAIATELGAVRTFATSFLVEQAGTTAGVANAIFFVLLVGAGISSLAAGSLADSMDRRALGFGALAASTIVLGATAVVPLVPIVLFGWFFLLGIAMWAALPAMNAITSQYSERRFSGSLFGVMLTAGSLGGAIGPLLFGVAAERFGLGAAFPLVAIISAGGAIAFLGMYRI; via the coding sequence ATGTTGCGATCAATCACCTCACGGCTGTTTTCGGTTTCGAATCCTCGTGAGGTGTGGCTCATCACGGTGGCACACGCTGTCAACGAGTTCTACAGCGTCGCGCTTCCGCCGATCTTGCCACTGTTGGTGAACGACTTCGCGATCACGTACGGGGAGGCTGGAGCGTTGCTGACCATCTTTTTCGCCACCTACTCGATCTTCCAATTGCCGGCAGGCGTGCTCGCGGATCGGATCGGTCAGCGGTGGCTCCTCGCGGGTGGAATGATCGTCCTCTCGGCTGGCATCCTCATCGCGGCGAGCGCACAGGGGTATTGGACCCTCGTCATCGCCGAAGTGATCGCCGGCATCGGTGGGAGCACCTATCACCCCTCGGGCATGTCGATCATCAGCGATCTAGAGAGCGGTGCCACCGAGGGCAAAGCCATGGGCATTCACGGCCTGGGCGGGGTCGTGGGCACCGCTCTCGCCCCGGCGCTCGTCGGTGGGCTCGCCGCGCTGTTCGATTGGCGGCTCGCACTCACGGTCAGCGCGGGCGTGGGTGTCGTCTACGCGGTCGTGTTTCTGGCTGCCTTCCACCCCAAGAGTCGTTCGGACGGCAACGCCCCGATCGAACCAGATGGTGGGACCGACGAGAGGGCTGCGCCGAGGTCGCCCGAGGAATCTGACGGATGGGTGGCCGATCTCACCAGTCTGATCTCGGTGCCGCTCGAACCCTGGGTCGCGGTATTGTTCCTGGCCAACCTCGCGATCGCCACGGAGCTCGGCGCGGTCCGGACATTCGCGACGTCGTTCCTTGTTGAGCAGGCAGGCACGACTGCTGGTGTCGCCAACGCGATTTTCTTCGTGCTTCTCGTCGGCGCTGGTATCTCCTCGCTCGCCGCTGGGTCCCTCGCCGATAGCATGGATCGTCGAGCGCTCGGTTTCGGCGCGCTCGCGGCTTCGACGATCGTACTGGGTGCGACCGCGGTCGTGCCGTTGGTGCCGATCGTGCTGTTTGGGTGGTTTTTCCTCCTCGGTATCGCGATGTGGGCTGCTCTACCCGCGATGAACGCGATCACCTCTCAGTACTCCGAACGCAGGTTCAGTGGGAGTCTCTTTGGCGTAATGTTGACTGCGGGCTCACTCGGCGGTGCGATCGGGCCCTTGCTATTCGGCGTCGCCGCTGAACGGTTCGGTCTTGGTGCAGCGTTCCCACTTGTCGCGATTATCAGCGCGGGCGGCGCTATTGCCTTCCTCGGAATGTATCGGATCTGA